The Kryptolebias marmoratus isolate JLee-2015 linkage group LG18, ASM164957v2, whole genome shotgun sequence genome includes a region encoding these proteins:
- the LOC108251673 gene encoding potassium voltage-gated channel subfamily A member 1 has protein sequence MEIALVSFENGGANESRRNALDVPQSGFGQSGPGPGPGEEFGKELNTRGAPPQPRSPWRINDMNTTLSCSENAMDALLRADHSPHLFDEDLLDLDLDTDSTERVLINIAGLRYETQLGTLNQFPDTLLGDPAKRIKYFDPLRNEYFFDRNRPSFDGILYFYQSGGKIRRPVNVSIDVFADEIRFYQLGEEAMERFREDEGFIKEEEKPLPQNEFQKQVWLIFEYPESSSPARGIAIVSVIVITISIITFCLETLPEFRDERELPASSRTDNGTEVRTSLTFTDPFFIIETTCVIWFTFELLVRFFACPSKSEFSKTIMNIIDIMSIMPYFITVGTELAEQGQEHQNGQQAMSLAILRVIRLVRVFRIFKLSRHSKGLQILGQTLKASMRELGLLIFFLFIGVILFSSAVYFAEADEPESHFSSIPDAFWWAVVTMTTVGYGDMRPVTVGGKIVGSLCAIAGVLTIALPVPVIVSNFNYFYHRETDQDQSSLKEEPSGGPDSPEPRRKGSRSSVRSRDAENTEPGSGSGSAEKANIKANSSGGSGDFKRSLYAFCLDTRETDL, from the coding sequence ATGGAGATCGCCTTGGTGAGCTTCGAGAACGGCGGCGCCAATGAGAGCCGCCGGAACGCGCTGGACGTCCCTCAGAGCGGGTTCGGTCAGTccggacccggacccggacccggGGAGGAGTTCGGGAAGGAGCTGAACACGCGCGGGGCTCCTCCGCAGCCCCGGAGCCCCTGGAGGATCAACGACATGAACACCACCCTGAGCTGCAGCGAGAACGCCATGGATGCGCTTTTACGCGCGGACCACAGTCCGCACCTGTTCGACGAGGACCtgctggacctggacctggacacGGACAGTACCGAGCGGGTCCTCATCAACATAGCCGGGCTGCGCTACGAGACCCAGCTGGGCACCCTGAACCAGTTCCCGGACACCCTGCTGGGAGACCCCGCCAAGAGGATCAAGTACTTCGACCCGCTCCGGAACGAGTACTTCTTCGACCGGAACCGGCCCAGCTTCGACGGGATCCTCTACTTCTACCAGTCCGGGGGGAAGATCCGCAGACCCGTGAACGTGTCCATCGACGTGTTCGCGGACGAGATCCGGTTCTACCAGCTGGGGGAAGAGGCCATGGAGCGGTTCCGGGAGGATGAGGGCTTCatcaaggaggaggagaaaccgCTGCCCCAGAACGAGTTCCAGAAGCAGGTCTGGCTCATCTTCGAGTACCCGGAGAGTTCGAGTCCGGCCCGGGGCATCGCCATCGTGTCGGTGATCGTCATCACCATCTCCATCATCACCTTCTGCCTCGAGACGCTGCCGGAGTTCCGGGACGAGCGCGAGCTCCCGGCGAGCAGCCGGACGGACAACGGAACCGAAGTCCGAACCTCGCTGACCTTCACGGACCCGTTCTTCATCATCGAGACCACCTGCGTCATCTGGTTCACCTTCGAGCTGCTGGTCCGGTTCTTCGCGTGCCCCAGCAAGTCCGAGTTCTCCAAGACCATCATGAACATCATCGACATCATGTCCATCATGCCCTACTTCATCACGGTCGGAACCGAGCTGGCCGAACAGGGTCAGGAGCACCAGAACGGCCAGCAGGCCATGAGCCTGGCCATCCTCCGGGTCATTCGCCTGGTCCGGGTCTTCAGGATCTTCAAGCTGTCCCGCCACTCCAAGGGTCTGCAGATCCTGGGGCAGACCCTGAAGGCCAGCATGAGGGAGCTGGGGCTgctcatcttcttcctcttcatcggAGTCATCCTCTTCTCCAGCGCAGTCTACTTCGCCGAGGCGGACGAGCCGGAGTCCCACTTCTCCAGCATCCCGGACGCCTTCTGGTGGGCCGTGGTTACCATGACGACGGTGGGCTACGGGGACATGAGGCCGGTGACGGTCGGAGGGAAGATCGTGGGCTCGCTGTGCGCCATCGCCGGGGTGCTGACCATTGCGCTTCCGGTTCCGGTCATCGTGTCCAACTTCAACTACTTCTACCACCGGGAGACGGACCAGGACCAGTCCAGTCTGAAGGAGGAGCCGAGCGGCGGGCCGGACAGCCCCGAACCGAGGCGCAAGGGCAGCAGGTCGTCCGTCAGGTCGCGAGACGCGGAGAACACCGAGCCGGGTTCGGGTTCGGGCTCGGCGGAGAAGGCGAACATCAAAGCGaacagcagcggcggcagcggcgaCTTCAAACGCTCCCTGTACGCGTTCTGCCTGGACACGCGCGAGACGGACCTGTAG